The following coding sequences lie in one Capsicum annuum cultivar UCD-10X-F1 chromosome 5, UCD10Xv1.1, whole genome shotgun sequence genomic window:
- the LOC107865027 gene encoding receptor kinase-like protein Xa21, with protein sequence MLDAAFAIEYLHHGHNTPIVHCDLKPTNILLDEDMVAHVGDFGISKTLAVSKSMVHTETLGILGYIAPEYGLEGIVSTSGDVYSYGIMLMEVLTKRRPTDEEICNENLDLKEWIRHENLDLKEWIRQAFPRTIMKVVDSNIFLEKEQSTSKSKHCIASMFELALDCTKEMPELRITMKYVIKRLNKIKNTFLET encoded by the exons ATGCTTGATGCGGCTTTTGCAATTGAATATCTACACCATGGTCATAACACTCCAATAGTTCATTGCGACCTAAAGCCAACAAACATTCTTTTGGATGAAGATATGGTGGCGCATGTTGGTGATTTTGGAATTTCTAAAACTTTAGCTGTAAGCAAGTCCATGGTACATACCGAGACATTAGGCATTCTTGGATATATTGCACCAG AATATGGCTTGGAGGGAATAGTGTCCACTAGTGGTGATGTTTATAGTTACGGCATCATGTTGATGGAGGTTTTGACCAAAAGAAGGCCAACAGATGAAGAGATATGCAATGAAAATCTTGACTTGAAGGAGTGGATAAGGCATGAAAATCTTGACTTGAAGGAGTGGATAAGGCAAGCATTTCCAAGAACTATCATGAAAGTTGTGGattctaatatttttcttgagaaagaacaAAGTACTTCCAAAAGTAAACATTGCATAGCCTCCATGTTCGAATTGGCTTTAGACTGCACAAAGGAAATGCCGGAATTAAGAATAACCATGAAATATGTAATCAAGAGGCtcaacaaaatcaagaacacatttcTGGAAACATAG